Proteins from a single region of Pithys albifrons albifrons isolate INPA30051 chromosome 10, PitAlb_v1, whole genome shotgun sequence:
- the GORAB gene encoding RAB6-interacting golgin isoform X2: protein MAEAWAGFSREELRRLRGQRPELYEPSEQQQQQPPRPHSGNKPRKQLQREKALQQQCQKLGLQGGAAPVTPEQLLSAPKHKPCHPQQPEPAPCPPAAADQRQKDSQDQQEEGTPCNGRDSAQPCPAQPSTQVQRKKVELQEKSRWEILQQEQRLIEEKNKRKKALLARAIAERSKRTQAETVKLKRIQKELQALDDMVSADIGILRNRIDQASLEYSYAR, encoded by the exons ATGGCCGAGGCCTGGGCCGGCTTCTCGCGGGAGGAGCTGCGGCGGCTGCGGGGGCAGCGCCCAG AGCTGTACGAGCCCtcggagcagcagcagcagcagccacctcGCCCCCACAGCGGGAACAAGCCTCGGAAGCAGTTGCAGCGGGAAAAAGCCCTCCAGCAGCAATGCCAGAAGCTGGGACTGCAGGGTGGGGCAGCCCCGGTCACTCCAGAGCAGTTGCTTTCTGCACCAAAACACAagccctgccaccctcagcagcCCGAGCCAGCACcttgccctcctgctgctgcagatcaAAGGCAAAAGGACAGCCAAGaccagcaggaggaagggacaCCTTGCAatggcagggacagtgcccagccctgccctgcccagcccagcacccaagtgcagagaaagaaagtggAATT GCAGGAAAAATCCCGATGGGAAATCCTCCAGCAAGAGCAGCGGCTGATAGAGGAGAAGAATAAACGCAAGAAGGCTCTCCTGGCCAGAGCTATTGCTGAGAG ATCCAAAAGAACTCAAGCTGAAACAGTGAAACTAAAGAGGATCCAGAAGGAATTGCAAGCTCTGGATGACATGGTGTCTGCAGACATCGGCATCCTGCGGAACCGCATCGACCAGGCCAGCCTGGAGTACTCCTATGCCCGGTAA
- the GORAB gene encoding RAB6-interacting golgin isoform X1 has translation MAEAWAGFSREELRRLRGQRPELYEPSEQQQQQPPRPHSGNKPRKQLQREKALQQQCQKLGLQGGAAPVTPEQLLSAPKHKPCHPQQPEPAPCPPAAADQRQKDSQDQQEEGTPCNGRDSAQPCPAQPSTQVQRKKVELQEKSRWEILQQEQRLIEEKNKRKKALLARAIAERSKRTQAETVKLKRIQKELQALDDMVSADIGILRNRIDQASLEYSYARKRYDKAESEYVAAKLDLQHKTEIKEHLTEHLCTIIQQNELRKARKLEELMQQLDVEADEENLELEIEVERMLQQQEAEAGRQGSQSHSQAGTAKESPTPSAAGQGSELGNHAAASPAGSELSQNPGIKSLSNMDRQTQAVDVTSGSSPACSAT, from the exons ATGGCCGAGGCCTGGGCCGGCTTCTCGCGGGAGGAGCTGCGGCGGCTGCGGGGGCAGCGCCCAG AGCTGTACGAGCCCtcggagcagcagcagcagcagccacctcGCCCCCACAGCGGGAACAAGCCTCGGAAGCAGTTGCAGCGGGAAAAAGCCCTCCAGCAGCAATGCCAGAAGCTGGGACTGCAGGGTGGGGCAGCCCCGGTCACTCCAGAGCAGTTGCTTTCTGCACCAAAACACAagccctgccaccctcagcagcCCGAGCCAGCACcttgccctcctgctgctgcagatcaAAGGCAAAAGGACAGCCAAGaccagcaggaggaagggacaCCTTGCAatggcagggacagtgcccagccctgccctgcccagcccagcacccaagtgcagagaaagaaagtggAATT GCAGGAAAAATCCCGATGGGAAATCCTCCAGCAAGAGCAGCGGCTGATAGAGGAGAAGAATAAACGCAAGAAGGCTCTCCTGGCCAGAGCTATTGCTGAGAG ATCCAAAAGAACTCAAGCTGAAACAGTGAAACTAAAGAGGATCCAGAAGGAATTGCAAGCTCTGGATGACATGGTGTCTGCAGACATCGGCATCCTGCGGAACCGCATCGACCAGGCCAGCCTGGAGTACTCCTATGCCCG GAAGAGGTATGACAAGGCAGAGTCGGAGTACGTGGCAGCCAAGCTGGACCTCCAGCACAAGACGGAGATTAAGGAGCACCTGACAGAGCACCTGTGCACCATCATCCAGCAGAACGAGCTCCGCAAGGCCAGGAAGCTGGAGGAGCTCATGCAGCAGCTGGATGTGGAGGCGGATGAGGAGAATCTGGAACTCGAGATTGAGGTGGAGCggatgctgcagcagcaggaggcagaggcGGGGAGGCAAGGCAGCCAgtcccacagccaggctgggacagccaAGGAGAGCCccactcccagtgctgcagggcaggggagcgAGCTTGGCAACCacgctgctgcttctcctgctggttctgAACTGTCTCAAAACCCCGGGATCAAATCCCTCTCCAATATGGacagacaaactcaagcagTAGATGTGACTTCAGGAAGTTCCCCGGCTTGTTCTGCTACATGA